The Triticum dicoccoides isolate Atlit2015 ecotype Zavitan chromosome 6A, WEW_v2.0, whole genome shotgun sequence genome has a window encoding:
- the LOC119317165 gene encoding transcription factor MYB30-like yields MGRSPCCDKTGIKRGPWTAEEDMTLVAHIEQHGHSNWRALPKQAGLLRCGKSCRLRWINYLRPDIKRGNFTGEEEDAIIQLHAMLGNRWSTIAARLPGRTDNEIKNVWHTHLKKRLDSSSSKTSGQAAPKRKAKKPVAAASTADGPVSMPVSSPEQPISSSATDYSMASSLENTASFTSEEFQIEDSFWSETLAMTVDSSGSAMEAGVTPNSASPSSSNDEMDFWVRLFMQAGEVQSLSQI; encoded by the coding sequence ATGGGGAGGTCTCCTTGCTGCGACAAGACAGGGATCAAGAGGGGCCCGTGGACGGCGGAGGAGGACATGACCCTGGTCGCTCACATCGAGCAGCACGGGCACAGCAACTGGCGGGCGCTGCCCAAGCAGGCCGGCCTGCTGCGGTGCGGCAAGAGCTGCCGCCTTCGGTGGATCAACTACCTGCGCCCCGACATCAAGCGTGGCAACTTCAccggcgaggaggaagacgctatCATCCAGCTCCACGCCATGCTCGGCAACAGATGGTCCACCATTGCCGCCAGGCTGCCTGGGAGAACGGACAACGAGATCAAGAACGTCTGGCACACACACCTCAAGAAGCGACTCGACTCGTCCTCGTCCAAGACGTCCGGCCAGGCAGCGCCTAAGCGCAAAGCCAAGAAGCCTGTGGCTGCAGCGAGCACAGCCGATGGCCCGGTCTCCATGCCAGTGTCATCACCGGAGCAGCCCATCTCGTCGTCCGCCACAGATTACTCGATGGCATCGTCGTTGGAGAACACGGCAAGCTTTACATCGGAGGAGTTTCAGATTGAAGACAGTTTTTGGTCGGAGACACTGGCAATGACGGTGGACAGCTCCGGTTCCGCCATGGAGGCCGGCGTCACCCCAAACAGTGCATCGCCCTCGTCCAGCAACGACGAGATGGACTTCTGGGTCAGACTGTTCATGCAGGCTGGTGAGGTGCAGAGTTTGTCTCAGATTTAG